The genomic stretch AATGACCAGTAACAGTAGCTGCTCAGAAGTTTAGCCATTTTGCCCTTTTTGGCCAGATCTTTCATATTGTCATCCATCGATACAAGATGTTAATATTGATAATCATGGCATCAATGACACAAGAACATATGAGCAGCAAGGACACAACATTATTTGAAACAAAAacaacactaacactagaaatgGTTCTGAGATGACACAAGCAAATAAGCTTTTGCAGTACAGGCAACTAATGGTTTGCAACATAGGGAATAAACAAACTCCGGTTCACAATACAATAATAGAAATAAATAATCATCTCCTTTTCATGCTCCCTCAAGCAAATTGAATCTTCCTTCATTTGTTTCTGGTGGGTTAAAAACCTCCTTAAATTCATGCTTGACGATCAGGACGATGTATTAGAACAATTTTTTTCTTGCACCCAAAATCTTTCTCCATCATGGCCTTTTCAGTGCTACGGACTAGGTTGGTTGGATGAGCTGATGATGCTTCAACACTTGAGTACATCTTCTCTAACATAGTTTCTATCTTCAAATATGTGTTCTTGTTTTTGGAAATAATGGGCTTTTCTCATCCTTCTCTTCAGTACTACTAGCGGAGTCCTTGCATTTCTTTTTTCTGGTTTTGATTTCTTCAAAACAGCCAACTTTacatcatcattatctggagttttttttaccTCAGTcatatcctcatcacttgacttATCCGAGGATATAACTCCAGGACAGGATGCACTAGCCCCACTAACATGTATCTTATAATATATATAGTTCATCAAGGTGCTTCATTCCTTATTTTCTGAACCTTACATGGTTGCAGTTGATGTATTTCCATATAAAAGCAAGGAAAATTAATAATGAACAATAATGACAATACAGTTCTTACATCAAGGCGTTCATCCCACCATTCCTTAATTAGCACTCAACAGTCCGCTTCGCCTCATCCATCCAAGCCTAGTGGCACAATTCTTAAACTCCATGAATCATGTATCTTCTATTTTCATATTATTCCTCTTGTTTTCCAATTGTTTCTTTCTTAGCTTCTGACCTGATTTTTCTTCAAACTTAGAtataaaatttgtccaaccagtTTTAGTGAAAAATCCCAACGGCCTATTCCCATTTTCTATCTCACCTTTGCACATATGAAATGGCTCACATTAGCACCACATCAATCTATCTTATCAACCATTCTTGAATcaagcaaaaaaaatatttcattCAGTTTAGTTACCATAACAACATGAGTACGAGCACTACATCAATTTTATATGCAAACTCCTTGTAACAATCATGCAACCAACAATTTATCATACCTCAATTTCGTTTAATAATCAAGCATCCTGCTACTTGAGGGACATTAAGGAGGAAGGAAGAGGGGGGAATTTGAGGTACCTAGGATGGGGGAAAAGATCAGTGGCAGGCAGGTAATTCGATAAAAGTCTCAATCCCGCAGCCGATAGAAACAAGTGACTCGGTGTTGTGAGAATTGTACTAGGGAAAGTTGTTTTCTTTGTAGAACCTCATACCCATTCCATCCTTTTAGTTGGCTTTTgactttttttggttttttaggggattttgactttttttggtAGCGAAAGCAACTTTTGGAgaccaaccaaacacactctaaTGGCCTAATCACCCAGCATCTAGTGTGTCTACTTGTCTACTCCATGGTGTACTACTTGTGAGCACTGACTTAATTTCATTGTAGCACTGATTCAGAATAAATAAATTGGTATCATCACGAAAGCGATCATTTCATCACAAAAGAAAGGGTTAAAATACATGCTTATCGTCATAATTCTAAGTAAGAATCCACATAAATTTCTTTGTCGAAAGTACTAGTAAAATCAAGGGCAAAGCTATGTTCTAAAAAATATACTCCCTGCTCCCGTAAAAGAACGCAACTATGGTATTTTTGCTAGACAAGTTAGTTGAAGTATGACCAAGTTTATATGAATAGTGTGAACATTTATGTCTCCATTTAAATTTACTAAAAAAATGgtacttattttatatcataaatGCTAGTACATTGaagtataaatttagtcaaaatttTTAGATACTTTGACTCAAGAATTGCATTTTTCATGGACAGAGGGTACAAAAGAAAGTAGCTTTAATTGAAATGTCACCATGTATACATACTTATAGCAACTGTCTGTACACTCAGATGCACACCCGTCTAATTTGTTACAGTAAAACCTCCGTGCTGTTCCAGTTCCAATGACACactttcatttttcttttttggttGTGTCATGCAGTGCACGAAAGGCCATGTCTCATGCTCACGGTGCTGCCCCGCCGATGGGTATCTGGACGACGAGGTTGAATGCCTCATGTGCGATGAGCCAGAGACGGCCACCCGCTTCCGCGCCATGGAGCACATCCTCGTCGGCATGCGCATGCCATGCCCGTTCCGGCAGCACGGGTGTGCCAAGATGATACCCTACGCGTCGGTGCAAGCCCACAAGGCGTCGTGCGTCCATGCCCCGTGCCATTGCCCCATCTCTGGCTGCACGGGCTATGGTAGCAAGCCCCTCCGCGAGCACATTCGACAGGACCACCCTGGCGTGGTACGCACGATCATCTCACCACATTGCCTCACGCCGCTGAGGATGCACGCGCATGAGCAGGCTCGCATGGTGAGACTCGGCGACAGTGACGGCAGCCCGGAGTTCCTGGTCATCGTTGGCCAGTACAAGCAGCTGGGGCGCATGCTGTCGGTGGTGCGCCTCGTGGATGAGTCCGTCGTCGAGCAGGATTTCAAGCACAGGATCGAGGTGGTCGGCAACGCCGGTGTGCTGTCGCTGTCCGGTGAGACTCTGGACGCTGAGCGGCTGAAGGAGCCGTACAAAGCGAGCCCGTTCCTGTTCGTCCCCAACGAGACCTGGGACTCTCCTGAGGGCATCCGTGTGTTCATCGAGCTGAAATGAAGTCCCCATTTGGAAAGTCGTGATTTATTTTATCCTATTTTTCACAAGAACCTAGACTCTGCATCCAACTTTTGCATTCCAGATAGACTTGAAATGGTGCCCCGAGCACCCGTACTCCTTTTCTTTCAAATGGTAAGTCATTCCATTTCATATGTAGTTTTTGTTATTCAGCTAAGATAAGGTTACAAAAGCTGGCGGCCCTGTGGTATTCAGTACTTGGTGTTTGTTTCGCTGGTGACTGATTATGTTACTTGTGTTTGTTTCAATTGGCATGGGCGGCCCTGTGGTATTAAGTACTTGGTGTTTGTTTCGCTGGTGACTGATTATGTTACTTGTGTTTGTTTCAATTggcatggaaatcaatctagtgtAATGCATTGTTGACCCTTCAGTAAGAAATGTATCCTAGAGGCAAAGagaaggacgacgacgacgccagcGTACCAAAGAAAACCAGTATTAGCTTACACTGTTTCCATTGCCAGTGCTATATGAACATGATTGCCGTTTGTTTACATTTCCATTCGTCAACCAAACAGCACCTGAATTCTGTCAGGTCTGTCTGCTACGTTGTCAAACATGTCACACAAGTACCATCAACCTTTTGCACAATCTATGGGAATTATATATATAGATTGCTGCATCAAAAGGTAATGGCAATGCATCCATTCCCAACATGTAATTTAGCATGTTTTGCCTGGGTACAGTCTAGTCTTCCACACTGCAAGTTGGATACCATTGAAGATCTGAAGGCCAAACAATTCACCCCTAACGCAAACAGATCCTATAAAGGGTAAGGATGCTAAAGCTAAACTGCTAACTTTACATTGCTCACATCCACAGTTAATTAGCTCAAACAGTCCTGCAATTAGGGGGACACTGCGTCACTGCAAGGACCAGAGTTGTTAGTGCATATGCACAGATGAGATTTGTCATTGTTTGGCTATAAACAACAATTGTGAATTGTCTCTTGGTGGGTTTATGCACATATATTgtaatgaaaacaaaaaaaaaaagataagacAATGATAATTCAGTTTGCATGTCTATTGAACCATAACAAAAAATTAATGTTTTGACTAGATCTTCACAAAATTATAACAATCATCATTTTTATCAAGGTTTGTTGGTTGGGTTGAACCTTATCAAGCTTGATTGGACGCGCTTGGCCTTTCCGCCCTTACATAATTttctctctttgttttctttttgaaaTTTCTAGGCTCATTAATCAGTAGTAGTACAACCTTTTCATTACATTGCGTTATTACTTATAAATGACATCTAACCAGAAAATCATAAGCAACAAAAAAGGTTTGATTAGATTATTATTAGGAATCACAATGGATGGATGAGCATCAGTACTTGAGGTCAAATTCTTGTTTGTATTTATCAAACTTGACGAGCGTCAACAGGATGGAAAAGCTTGATTACTGCTAATATATGGATCTTTTGGACATAATCAATCCAGAAAGATATGTGTCTATGCTTTTGGGGACCATTATGATTTTTGGTAAGAAACTTCAGATTATAAACATTCCCATTGGGGGTAACAATAATTTCTATCTTTTTTGGTCATTCCATAACACTAAAAAGTAGATATGATTTCCAATATATAGTAATTCGACTCTTGAGCTACAGGTACATATATACCTGGTTGGCTGGTTCGCCTGGGAGGAATAAGATGGCAAGGCTTTGGATGCACAACACAATGCAAGAAGAGCTATCGTTAGTAACAACTTGTTCCTCCATTTTATCGTTATAATAAAAATGAGATAAGGTGGCTATGTTTTGTAATTTTACTTATTCTGCCAGTAGACGTTTAGCTAAGGAGAAGGAATTGGTATGGCTCTCAAACGTATGTAAATTCTGTGGGAAGGAGGAGTCTGTTGATCGTCTTCTGCTCCAATGTCCTATAGCAGTGGTGACTTAATTGGGTTGTGGTTTTTTGCATGGTAGTGTTGGTGAGATGAGAGTGTTGGCTTTTGCGCGTGTTGGACTGTAATCTGGAAAGCTGGTAACCCAGAAATACTATGTCTTTACACTTTCCATATAAGCTGGGTTGTGAAGCCTTTGGTCTAATAAAAGTTAAAGTATATATGGGGTGACTGGTTTCCTACTCTCTAATCATAGTGTGACTGCTATGTATATTATGGTGTCAATGATATCCATATTTGTTAGGGCTCCGTGTGTCAAATCATCACCCCACTCCGGCTCCACCCTCCGGTCACTCCCACCAGGCTGCCCCCGCTACCACccctacgactctcacatcaaCTGCAGGTGGACCCAAAAAAAACTTCACGCTAATCACACCGGCCCCAACGCTAATAAGCCCGACCCCGATCGACCAGCGCGTGCTCCTCCCCAAAATCATCCAGATCAGAGTCACAAATCGCCGGCTCGCCTTGGTGCGGTGTCCATCGACATCGCCGCACGCACCCAACTGGTTCCTCATCCTCGACGCCACCGAGCTCGACATCTTCGCGCTGCAGGGCTCCAACCAGGTGCTTCCTCGCTTACCTTGCTCCCCTGGATGGGTGTGTTTGATCTGTTTGTATAAGGTTAAGAATTTAGAGAATTATTAGATGTGGCGATCTTTTTTGAGGCGTCAGCTAGGGTTCTTATTACGCAAAGTTTACTGTGCAACACGCACCCACGCCCACGCCCAACAGAATGAAAAAGGAGGCTGCTCCTATGCCGGAGAAGAAGAAGCCGGTGGTGGCTAGGGTTCTGGTGACAGCATGGTTTAGATTTCCATCTCTGGCGGCTCTAGAGAAGGCGGTTCAGGGGGAGGCCGCCATGACACCACGGTGGCGGCGGGTTGAAGGGCGGTGAGTGAGGTGGCGGGGTACCACCAAGTGGCTCGCGAGGCACCGCCAAGCAGGGAGGGGGAGGGATAACTGATTGGCGGGGATGGCGAGGTATTGTGGTTTGGGTGGGTGGGGTCAAGGGCGGATTGCGGTGGTCGCTAGTGGTAGGGGCAGGGGCGGGGGTGGGACGAGGACGACGCCGGCAGTGGCGAAGTGGTGGGCACGGGCGGTGGGCGTCGCCGGCGGTGGCGAGGCGGCTGCTGGCTAGGCAGAGGGGGAGGAGGCTGGGTGGGGAAGGAAGGGAGCACGAGGtagatgcaagggtccaggtcACGTGCTTTCAGATATCGCGACAGGTCACGCTTTAACCGTGTCCTTATTAGATGGCATTTGTTTTTACCGGGAATAcatctatggccttgtttagatccaaaaactttttggattttgacactgtagcactttcgtttttatttgacaaacattatccaatcatggagcaactaggcttaaaagattcgtctcgtgatttacaggtaaactgtgcaattagttatattttttatctatatttaatgttctatgcatgcgccgcaagattcgatgtgatggggaatcttgtaaagttttgggtttttgggtgtatctaaacaaggcctatgttgcTTAAAGTTTTGATCTGCTCAGAGCAACTTCAGTCTGACTGTCTGACATTGGTGTTAATCTGTCGGAGGGGGTTGCATGCGGCATGACATCGGCGTCGATCTTAAAGTTTGTGTAGTTTCTTAGGGCTATAGCGACCTCAGAATTTTGCAAGTTGATTGATTGAACTTTGAAAGTTAAGGTTCTGTTTGGACGGTGCCTATGCATGCCTCACAGAACGGCAACACCAATAGTTTGGCGAACAAATAGCTCGCCACAAATTCGGCATGGTTTGGCGTAGAAAATGACTTACGCAACCTTGATGAATTCTGGCGGACCATAACACCGGCTACGGAACAAACGCATGCAAACTGTCTTAAAATTTCTTGGTCCATTGATTGAAGTCCATGATTTTGTGTTCAAACAATTTTAGATTACACTCGAGCACTAATATAAATATTACTGCCAGTGAAGTTCTCATTACCTGGAGATGCTACAGTCATATAGTTTAATGCTACTTACCGGTGCTTGTATACTTATTCAAGCTTAAGCGTTTCCTGCAATCACATAAGGATTGCTATTTACAAACTGTACACCGTGTGTTTTAATCTCTAAGTTGGAATAGACACACTTTTCACTTAGGATGGTTATTTGCAaaaagggccatgtctcgatgGTAATAGTCATCTTTGAGGGTTTACGATGGTATTTCCTTGTGCGGAGTAAATAAAAAGAGAATAGGTTCCATTTGATAAATAGTTAAAGGAAAAAATAGAGAAGAACTAAATAGATTTAGAGAGAAAAATATATTTACTCGTGTCTCGTGACGTGTTGGGCTGGCATTGGACAGGATGGCCTCGTGGTTAGATGGGCTCCCTAAAAGCAAGTATAAATAACAGACTGTAAGTTGATTAAATACTGACGTAGAGGAAAGAGGAAATGTGAGAGATCAGAAACGGGTTGTAAGCTTACAGTTGGCTTAATTAGTCACGCAGAACGTTTGTCAGATAGATAAGTGGGCCttgtattaatagtgatgagctaacTACTATATATAAGTAGGCTAATAGAAGGTTAAAAAAACTTTACAACCAATGACTAGCTGTATTATTAACTTTGCTCTATAAGGATTTTGGGAGATGGATTATAAAAATTGACCAGGTCAAACAAAAATATATCACAAGAAGTTGTCGATCACAGGTGGGGTGCTTTTGGTCGGCATGTCATGCTTGCAATCAAACTGTTAGTTACCTTTTGCATCCTTCATACCAAAAAGGACTACGTTTTAGCTATGAATCAGGATATAGGGTATAGATCGCGCATGCAAATCAATATTTGTCTTTTAATTTGTTCGGCTAGAGAGACTGCAGGGGAGAGAACGCTGGGTGAGCCGGAGATGCGATTGTAGCGCTTAGTCGTTTGGTACTACCCGTAGACCTAAATATTTATTATCACTTCTTAGCTCTTGTCTTTTCCTAGATAGATATGAACATTTATTGCTTTTTTGttatatataaaaatagagataaagatAGAGATaaagatagagatagagatagagatagaaatatagatatagatatagattaaaTCTTATATAAAGATTTTTAATTCAGCTTGCctaagagagatttagagagcgTGGGCCCTCGGCGCGAACGGTGCAGGGCAATCAGCTGAGACTGCACTAATAAGTTGGGCCGATCTGATGATGCGACATGCAAGTCCGTTAAGATCTCACCTCCCACACCCCCAAACAGCCATGGCCACTCTCTTCATCCACTTCCACTTCCCAACCAAGACGTAATCTCCTTTGATCCTTCGTTTTGTAGTCCAATGATCTCACCTAAGGAGAGAGCAGCACAACACGCACTTTCCATCTACTACAGAAACCGGACAATCCACGAGGGGTTTGCGGGCACCTCCGGTTTCAAGAGGATGAGCAAGGTGAGTCATCTCGTCACCACTGCATGCAGATCAAGTTCTTTTTTTGCATGTTTTGATCACCGTTCATGTGACCTCGCACTGCCAATTCTGGAGTATATGGAGACTACGGATTTGTGGAGGCTCCTCAAAATCCTCCAAAAGAGATTCAGGACCTGCAGTTTAGAGAGGGAGTGAGG from Sorghum bicolor cultivar BTx623 chromosome 3, Sorghum_bicolor_NCBIv3, whole genome shotgun sequence encodes the following:
- the LOC110433277 gene encoding E3 ubiquitin-protein ligase SINA-like 7 isoform X2; translated protein: MGGKGPRQVLQASAATKGPRRLTEVPAETSQHQAMEKITATINANLLQCCVCSGPLTPPLFQCTKGHVSCSRCCPADGYLDDEVECLMCDEPETATRFRAMEHILVGMRMPCPFRQHGCAKMIPYASVQAHKASCVHAPCHCPISGCTGYGSKPLREHIRQDHPGVVRTIISPHCLTPLRMHAHEQARMVRLGDSDGSPEFLVIVGQYKQLGRMLSVVRLVDESVVEQDFKHRIEVVGNAGVLSLSGETLDAERLKEPYKASPFLFVPNETWDSPEGIRVFIELK
- the LOC110433277 gene encoding E3 ubiquitin-protein ligase SIAH1-like isoform X1, with the protein product MGHKALTSASGFRRTSWPNHPSIKMGGKGPRQVLQASAATKGPRRLTEVPAETSQHQAMEKITATINANLLQCCVCSGPLTPPLFQCTKGHVSCSRCCPADGYLDDEVECLMCDEPETATRFRAMEHILVGMRMPCPFRQHGCAKMIPYASVQAHKASCVHAPCHCPISGCTGYGSKPLREHIRQDHPGVVRTIISPHCLTPLRMHAHEQARMVRLGDSDGSPEFLVIVGQYKQLGRMLSVVRLVDESVVEQDFKHRIEVVGNAGVLSLSGETLDAERLKEPYKASPFLFVPNETWDSPEGIRVFIELK